DNA from Rhodothermia bacterium:
ATTCTGTTGTGCTGACCGTGCGTCCGCATCCCAACTCCACTAAATCCATGACGTTTAACGACCCCTTGAAAACCTTTCCCTTTAGATGTACCAGACACATCTACCTTCATCCCTTCTATCAGAACGTCCTCAGCCGAGACCGTTTCTCCGAGGGAGACTTCTTTTTCGTAATTCCGAAATTCAACCAGATGATGCTTTGGCGTAGTGCCTGCTTTCTGGAAGTGACCCATCATGGCCTTTGTGGTGTTTTTTTCTTTTGCTTCACCAAATGCAAGTTGTACGGCGGTATAGCCGTCTGTTTCTTCTGTTCTAACCTGCGTTACCACGCAAGGCCCGGCCTCGACGACGGTACAGATCACCTGATTACCTGCTGCGTCAAAAACGCTCGTCATGCCAATTTTTTTACCTAAGATGGCGCTCATTGTAATCTTTTTATGCTTTCGTCTTAGAGAAGACTAGTGCTTGTTGATTAATTTAAGCTCTTATTTTTCAAAGAGTTATATTTGGGGCTTCTCTAAAAAGAAGGAAGCCCCATTCCAGCCAATTTACTAAGGCTTCGTAGCTGTAATGGCTACGGTTCCTTGATACTGCGTGCTGCCAAAGATCACATTCACTACTGCTGCAGGCAACGAGAAGGTTACTTCATTATTGTTACCTTCTGAAAACGCATAGTTGAGGGTAAGTGTGGTGCCTAAGTTCTTAAGTTGAACTTGTTTACTGGCTTCTACCACAACATAGGTTCCGACGCTGGAAACATCAGTTGCTCCCGCAGCTTTAGCAGCTGCAGAATACAACACCTCAAA
Protein-coding regions in this window:
- the rplC gene encoding 50S ribosomal protein L3; this translates as MSAILGKKIGMTSVFDAAGNQVICTVVEAGPCVVTQVRTEETDGYTAVQLAFGEAKEKNTTKAMMGHFQKAGTTPKHHLVEFRNYEKEVSLGETVSAEDVLIEGMKVDVSGTSKGKGFQGVVKRHGFSGVGMRTHGQHNRMRAPGSLGQSSDPSRVFKGMKMAGRTGGDRVTLKKLTVVRILADQNLILIKGAIPGAKNSLVEIRKAK